The sequence GCGGCGCGGGCGGCGGCGATGATCGGGGCCGACTATCGCTGCGCCGGCTTTGGCGACCTTTCGGTGTTCAACGATGACGCCTCACGCCGGGCGGTGACCGAGCTGGTGCGCTGGGCGCGGCCGGAGCTGGTGATCACTTCGGCGCCGGTCGACTATCACCCGGACCATGAGGCGACCAGTATCCTGGTGCGCGACGCCTGCTTCGCCGCCTCGGCCCGCAACTACCGCACAGGGCCGTCCGAGCCCTTGGCGGCGATCCCGCACCTCTATTTCACCGACCCGATCGGCGGGCGCGATCGCGAGGGCGTTCCCTGCCCGCCGCACTTCGCCGTCGACGTCGGCGCCGCGTTCGAGACCAAGCGCGCCATGCTGGCCTGCCACGAGAGCCAGAAGGACTGGCTTTTGCAGCAGCACAGCATCACCGACTATGTCGGCGCCATGGTCGCCTGGTCGAAGAAGCGCGGCCGCGAGTTCGGCGTCGCCTATGCCGAGGGCTTTCGGCAGTACAGGAACCACCCCTACCCCGAACAGCCGCTGCTG is a genomic window of Phenylobacterium montanum containing:
- a CDS encoding PIG-L family deacetylase; protein product: MRILAIHAHPDDIETLAAGTLALLARAGHTISIVTLTAGDCGSADAGPEETGRVRMAEAARAAAMIGADYRCAGFGDLSVFNDDASRRAVTELVRWARPELVITSAPVDYHPDHEATSILVRDACFAASARNYRTGPSEPLAAIPHLYFTDPIGGRDREGVPCPPHFAVDVGAAFETKRAMLACHESQKDWLLQQHSITDYVGAMVAWSKKRGREFGVAYAEGFRQYRNHPYPEQPLLQELVGAALIQPVPPTSA